The Coprobacillus cateniformis DNA window CTCTTCCCCATTCAGCTTTTCCCTCCTTCATTATACGAGTATCATCATTATAGCATAAATACAGATAATAATTCTCTGTGATAAGCATTTTTTCAAACTTTTTACCATTATTTTCCTATTATATAAAAAAATGGTTCTTAAACTTTGTAAGAACCATGTCAAAAAACGATGAATATTATCTATATTTGACTATTATACAATAGTCAAATATGTCGCATCTTTTATAGGATTATCTGTTGCTTTTCTTATCAATCTATGGATGTATCTCAAGAACTCCTGATAACACTCTATCATAATCTTACCATCACTTAAATAAGTAATACCTTCTATGTATAACTTTAAATCTGAATCCAAATATGTTTCTCGAGTATAATCTTGATCATTATAATAGATATACTCTAAGACATAATCTTTAAACATTTGTAATATTTGATGAGCATCTTTATTTTTTAGTTTTTCTATTTCCTCTCTTATTTCTTTTCCACATTCCAAATCATAAGACTGTTCATACAAAAAATCATATAAATAACTCTCTATAACCTTATCTTTTAATGCCAGTCCAACAACTTGACTATTTTCAGCAATATTATATAAATCTAAATTAAACTGACCTGCTAGTTTATCAAGAATTTCATCTGTTGAGAATATTCTTTCCCGATATCCACCTCTTCTTTTTTCAACAATGATTTTTGTTGCAATTCCAACATAAATATAGCATCCCATATAAATACCTCCTTTATAAACAAAAAAGTAAGAATTGGCCCCCTAATCCTTACCTCACTAACATTTTATAGACACTGGTTTATTCCAGTCATGCCAATTTTTACACCTTGTAACGTCCATATCATGCTCAAAGTCATCATCTGGTTTTATTATAACAAACAGTATGTATATTTGCAATAAGAAACAGATAACTTATAATGAAAAATGTATCTATATATTTTCTCTTGTCAACCAGCCATATAAAATAAGATAAGATGGTTATTTCAAAGAGATATGGGAGTTTCTTGAAAACATATTAGAAAGTTAGTATACTAAAATTAACGAGATAAAGGAGAATACTATTTATGAAATTAATTATTGAAGAAAATGAACAGAAAATGAGTGAAAGTGCTATGTTTATTTTACTCGGTGCCATGATGCAAGATAAACGAGTGAATATCTTTTTAACATCTGGACGCTCACCAAAAATATTATATGAAATGATGATTCCTCATGTTAAAGATCAAGAAAAGTTTAAAGATATACAGTATTATCTCTTTGATGAAAATCCATATATAGATGAAGAACATGGTCCAAATTGGAATGAAATGCAGGATTTGTTTTTTAAAGAAGCACACATTCCTAATGAACGTATTCATATTATGAACCAAGATAATTGGCAAGATTTTGATAATGATATTCGTCATGCTGGAGGGATAGATGTTATGATTATAGGATTAGGTTATGATGGCCACTTCTGTGGGAATTGTCCTCGTTGTACACCTTTTGACAGTTATACATATTGCATTGATTTCAAAGAAAAACAAGCTGTTAATCCGTCATATAAAGACCGTCCTCGTCAGCCATTTACCCTAACAATGGGACCAAAAAGTTTAATGCGTGTTCACCACTTGATTATGATTGTTAATGGAAAAGAAAAAGCAGAGATTTTTAAAAGATTCTTAGATGAACCTATTCATCAAGATCTTCCTGCTACTATCTTAAAATTACATCCAAACTTTACAGTAATTTGTGATCAAGAAGCAGCGAGCCTCATTAATCCAGAAAACTATAAAAGAATATAATATATTAACCACTTATATTGAGTTTATAGGTGGTTTTTTTATCTTCAAAAAAGAAGGCTATGAAAGCCTTCAGATTTAAGCATTTTTAATAACAAAATGAATAAGTTGTGTTGCTGAATCACGTTGTAATGGATAAACTCTACCATGATAAATATAAAAGATGAGCATTGACCAATAAACCTCATATCCACCCTGATCAAATTCTTCCTCTGTAGGGAAATAACCTAGACAACCATTTGTATAACCATTAAAGTAAAAATATTCGTTATGAAGTTTTTGCATACATTCTAAAGCGAACTCGCACATCACTTCATTAGCAACTCCGCTTAAACATCCTTCATTTAGATAGAAATATTGAACTTCTATCATTTCAGATTGGTAATGAATATGAGCATTATTAAGCCTTTGCACTTCTTCTAGCCAATATCGACCATCAATACCAGCATATTGTTGAGCCTCTTGTGCAACACTTTGAGCCTCCTTCAATGAGGGTACATCAGAATGCAGAAGTATACTACGCGTATACATCCCAATTTGCTGTATCGGCTGCACTGATATTTGAGCAATCATTGGCTTAACACAAGTTAATATCTCATTAGCCATATCTTGCAATGCAGTTTCAGAACGAATAAATCTATCATCACAAGCATCAGGTGGATTGAGTTGTGAACAGAAATATCGTGGTGCAACATTCCCAGCAGCACCCTGTATCAACACAACTGGACATTTATACTTTTGACTTAATGTTTCTCTTACTGCTCCAAAATAGTCTGATGATATAAAATAATTATCTGCTTTCAATACATTGGCATGTGCTGTCACTCTTAATAAAATAAGTTTATTATGGTGTTTCTCTGTATCTTGTACTTTGAATATACCAATACGTCGATCCAAAAAATTTGAATCCTTACGTCTATTCAAACCAATATCACTATAAGCGTTAGCCCACCCACCATAGACAGGAGTCCATTCAGTCTGTGCCTGATGGATAGCTTGACAAATTTGATAATGAACATCCAACGACCACTCTTCTTCAAGACTATCATTAGGTCCTCCATGTGTATGTGAAAAACAAAGCATAATTTTTTCTTCTGCAAAACCAAATCGATGACTTATTTTCTTTCTTAAAACACTGATATTATGCTTAGAAAATCCAATATGGTCTATTGTTATAAGGCAACATACATCTTCCTGATAATTCCAAAGCATAACCTGTGCATAAAGATGACTCTGAATTCCTTTTGAAGTTTCATCTAATCGACCAAATCCAACCATTTCAACTGGATGGTTTGGTGTGATATCAACTTCTGCATAACCTAATAAAACTGTTTCTATCTGTTTATTTATTTTCATATTACTTGTCTCCTTATTGTTTCATTTTCCTGGATGCAAAGTTAATATGATAGATTTCTACTCCATGCATTCTATTCCTTATTAACTCTGCATGGAGTCAATACAATAGCAAGTCTCATAACATCATCTCCTTATATCATTTCAGTTATTTATATTTTAAAACAAATCATTCCATTTTACAAATCACAATTATACAAAAAGAAGAGTGCCCTCTTCTTTACAAACATTCACCATGACTTTGAATAACTTTTTGATACCAATAGAATGAATCTTTTCTAATTCTTTTTAAACTTCCTTTTCCCTCATCATCCATATCAACATACACCATACCATATCTCTTTTTCATTTCACCTGTTCCAGCTGAAACCAGATCAATACAGCCCCAAGGCGTATAACCCATGAGATCAACGCCATCTTCTTCAACCGCCTTTTTCATTTCTCTTATATGATCACGCATATAATGAATGCGATATTCATCATGAATACATCCATCTTCATCTATTGTATCTTGAGCTCCAAGCCCATTTTCAACAATAAACAATGGTTTTTGATAGCGATCCCATAATATATTTAATGAAATACGAAGTCCAATGGGATCAATAGGCCATTTCCATTCACTCTCTTTAAGATAAGGATTCTGTGCCATATTGACACCATTTCCTAGTGACATTCCAGCATCTTCTCTCGTTGTCACAACACCAGAATTATAATAACTAAATCCAATATAATCAACACAGCCATCTTTTAAAATCTGATCATCTTGTGACTCCTTAATAATCTCAATATTTTCTTTTTCCCATTGTTTAAGAATATATGATGGATAATAGCCTCGACATTGGACATCTGAAAAGAAATATTTCAAGCGACGTGAAACATTTAATTCCAAAGCGATATCAGCGGGATTACAAGTTTCAGGATATGTTAATATATTCGCTAACATCATGCCAATTTGGTTATCAGAATCAATTTGATGACCTAATTGAACAGCTTTTGCACTGGCAATAAAAAGATGATGAAGAGCCTGATAATATTTTTGTGTATTCATTTCATGGATTCCTAATGTTGCATATCCACGGAGTAAATTGATTTCATTAAATGTCATCCAATATTTAACCTTGCCTTTATAACGTTCAAAAACTGTTTGACAATATCTCAAAAAACAATCAACTGTATTTCTAGATAACCATCCATCTTGATGTTGTGCCAAATATACAGGCATATCAAAATGATTAAGAGTCACAACTGGTTGTATTCCATACTTTAAACATTCATTAAAGACATCATCATAGAATTTTAATCCCTCTTCATTTGGTATGAATTCATTCCCATTAGGAAAAATTCTTGTCCAAGATATTGACATTCTATAACATTTGAATCCCATTTCTGCCATGAGTGCGATGTCTTGTTGATAATGGTGATAAAAATCAACTGCCTTATGACTAGGATAATACATATTCGGATCCAATGCTGCCTGATACTGATGAGAAATCAATTCACTTTCATGCAAATAAATAATCTCATTATTTTCATTAAGAAAACTATGTTTTCTCTTACACGTTAAAGAGCCATTTGTTTTTGTATCAGAAGTGGCCAATCCTCTACCACCTTCTTGATAACCACCTTCAAATTGATTGGCAGCAGTTGCACCACCCCATAAAAAATCTTTTTTTAACATATTTCTACCTCTTTTCTAAAATTTATTTTCTTTTTCTATCTTTTCATTATAAAATAATAATGAAAGGATGATTTCTATGATACAAACAAAACATGAACTTATTCAATTACTCAATCCTATCTATAACCATTTTCAATTACCCATCTTTTTATTATCAAAAGAACTTTTGATTATAGAATCTCCTCATTCATTCCTAAAATTAGAAGAGCATTATTTTCAGGATATGATTCAAGAAAATCATATTAATGACTATCAAACATATATGCATTTTTATCATGATGCATCATTTCTTTTCTTTCCTTATTCTTTAGAAAACATATCATATATTTGTATTGGACCAATCTTTAATAAGAAGCTTACACCTCAAGACAAACCATCAGAATATCCATTTTTAAATCATGTGATTTCCCAATATACTATTGATGATTTTTTTAGCTTACCTTATGTTCATTATAAAACTGTTGATTTCCTGCTTTTTGTTTATCAGATCATTACTGGTGAAATATTAGATGCTAATGTGCTTAAAAAGAATTATAAAAAATCAAGTTCATTACCTTTAAAACAAGAGGAATCTATGCAAAATGAAATCTTTGTGATTAGAGAAAATCCTTTACATGATTTTAGTTATTCTTATGAAAAGAAGATTATGAATTCTATTCAGCAGGAGAATAGTACACAAGCTCGTATTTTAATGAATGAATTAATGCAAATGAAAGATGGACGTGAACTAGCACCTAATCATCTTGTCTCTATGAAATATAAATTAGTTGCAGCTGTGACTTTGTTTACTCGCTGTGTTATTGATGTTGGTGTTCCAATTGCTAAAGCATATACATTAAGTGATGTTTATATTAATAAACTAGATCAATGTCGTACTGGTCAGGAACTCCATAAGATGATAAGTGATGCTATTGTTGATTTTACAAACTTAGTCAAACGATATAAACATATTCAAAATCCTTATTGGGTGAAGTCTTGTAAAAATTATATTTCTCAACATCTTCATGAAAATATGACATTAAATGATTTAAGTCAATTAACAGGCATGAATCCAAGTTATCTCTCAACACAGTTTAAAAAAGTGACTGGTCAATCTATTAAACAATATATCAATGAAAAGAAAGTTCAAGAAGCACAGTTTTTAATTAAAAATTCTTCTTATACATTAGCTGAAATTTCTGATATTTTACAGTTTTCAAGTCAAAGTCATTTCAATAAAGTTTTTAAGGAGCGAACAGGCAAAACTCCTACTCAATATAAAAATACTTAAACGATGAAAGATTAAACTTTCATCGTTGTTTTCTTATAGTGATAATATGCACCTAACATATTTGCATCATTACAATATTGACATTTGACAATTTCAGCATGAGGAAAAGCAATAGGGAATCTTTGATAAAATTCATCTGAAGCTCTTTGTAAGCCTGCAATGAATAAAGGATTTTCACTAATGCCACCACCAATGCAAATACGCTCAGGATCTAATAGACATTGGATATTATGAAGTTCTAAAACAACTTCATCACAATAATCTTTAAAGATCTGTTGACTCATCTTGTCACCTGCTCCAATCCAGTTAAACACTTCTTTTCCATCATGGGTTTCACTGTTTTTTGCTTTTGCGATTTTGTCAACTAAATTATAAATACTACCAATCGCTCCAAATAAACCTTTGGACTGATATTGTTTAGGATCTTTAGAATAAATCACACTGACTTCTCCAGCAATCAAATGATGACCTTTATAGATTTCACCATTAAGGATAATCCCACCACCAACACCTGTTCCAAATGTTAAAACCAAACCTTGCTGAATGCCTTGCATATGTCCACACTCTAATTCTGCAATAGCAGCACATCTGGCATCATTTTCTACTGTAATAGGTAATTGAAAATAATCCTCCCAC harbors:
- a CDS encoding 6-phosphogluconolactonase; this translates as MKLIIEENEQKMSESAMFILLGAMMQDKRVNIFLTSGRSPKILYEMMIPHVKDQEKFKDIQYYLFDENPYIDEEHGPNWNEMQDLFFKEAHIPNERIHIMNQDNWQDFDNDIRHAGGIDVMIIGLGYDGHFCGNCPRCTPFDSYTYCIDFKEKQAVNPSYKDRPRQPFTLTMGPKSLMRVHHLIMIVNGKEKAEIFKRFLDEPIHQDLPATILKLHPNFTVICDQEAASLINPENYKRI
- a CDS encoding glycoside hydrolase family 1 protein, whose amino-acid sequence is MLKKDFLWGGATAANQFEGGYQEGGRGLATSDTKTNGSLTCKRKHSFLNENNEIIYLHESELISHQYQAALDPNMYYPSHKAVDFYHHYQQDIALMAEMGFKCYRMSISWTRIFPNGNEFIPNEEGLKFYDDVFNECLKYGIQPVVTLNHFDMPVYLAQHQDGWLSRNTVDCFLRYCQTVFERYKGKVKYWMTFNEINLLRGYATLGIHEMNTQKYYQALHHLFIASAKAVQLGHQIDSDNQIGMMLANILTYPETCNPADIALELNVSRRLKYFFSDVQCRGYYPSYILKQWEKENIEIIKESQDDQILKDGCVDYIGFSYYNSGVVTTREDAGMSLGNGVNMAQNPYLKESEWKWPIDPIGLRISLNILWDRYQKPLFIVENGLGAQDTIDEDGCIHDEYRIHYMRDHIREMKKAVEEDGVDLMGYTPWGCIDLVSAGTGEMKKRYGMVYVDMDDEGKGSLKRIRKDSFYWYQKVIQSHGECL
- a CDS encoding AraC family transcriptional regulator; this translates as MIQTKHELIQLLNPIYNHFQLPIFLLSKELLIIESPHSFLKLEEHYFQDMIQENHINDYQTYMHFYHDASFLFFPYSLENISYICIGPIFNKKLTPQDKPSEYPFLNHVISQYTIDDFFSLPYVHYKTVDFLLFVYQIITGEILDANVLKKNYKKSSSLPLKQEESMQNEIFVIRENPLHDFSYSYEKKIMNSIQQENSTQARILMNELMQMKDGRELAPNHLVSMKYKLVAAVTLFTRCVIDVGVPIAKAYTLSDVYINKLDQCRTGQELHKMISDAIVDFTNLVKRYKHIQNPYWVKSCKNYISQHLHENMTLNDLSQLTGMNPSYLSTQFKKVTGQSIKQYINEKKVQEAQFLIKNSSYTLAEISDILQFSSQSHFNKVFKERTGKTPTQYKNT
- a CDS encoding ROK family protein; amino-acid sequence: MRIAVFDVGGTFIKHALMIDDVMTSQDKVSTPCDTQKHFLETIKSVLQEMGEVEGIAFSLPGVIDVERKYIHAGGSLTYNNHTDIHEWEDYFQLPITVENDARCAAIAELECGHMQGIQQGLVLTFGTGVGGGIILNGEIYKGHHLIAGEVSVIYSKDPKQYQSKGLFGAIGSIYNLVDKIAKAKNSETHDGKEVFNWIGAGDKMSQQIFKDYCDEVVLELHNIQCLLDPERICIGGGISENPLFIAGLQRASDEFYQRFPIAFPHAEIVKCQYCNDANMLGAYYHYKKTTMKV